A DNA window from Candidatus Eremiobacterota bacterium contains the following coding sequences:
- a CDS encoding HD domain-containing protein, which yields APKAPGEPVMPRVDRPREVPESRAPKAPGEPVMPRVDRPREVAESRAPKAPGEPVVPRVDRPREVVEIRRTVPPLQAEMNMPLKSEKSEPVLPVEKAAAKGVPRSGRVEMSNRASELETGRSFILSTSLEMQPRLSARDNLITPPSRPAADELRIRLDGSHVEFQDQGRDRGDAVTRAKAARRSDAKSEKSALQEEKAGGVTGSQQREKAPSRPPLMEKSFVERKKKAAEKDENIPQFTRRGNTMIEAVRAIKETDRLFSMFGTAFHTSPFILDPSRNTVKINEKTESRKGIDSSMRVIDELSGNDSRFTEEESFQDFLRHEKEKTFERSASRKPGTGAKAPEEQSPRGSRGDLVDIQKEIHHEELVQETREMEKTAVETKKLIPDKQVEQAAKQAATSIESVIKKSQHDLWTGDEMAAKLIYLLMKASSTFTFEHSSRVIDLSVDLARELGITDRDELRTIEEGAMFHDVGEVELDLRKAPDSAKNRLSKYLGAVDLQNCSFLHDIGKVKIPDSILYKPGKLTDEEYEILKQHPVIGEAILKPIPSLQHVLPVVRHHHERYDGKGYPDKKTGEDTPLAARIVGITDAYDAMVSDRPYRKGMPVEDALAELKRCAGSHFDPRLVEAFVRIIEREKAGK from the coding sequence GCGCCCCGAAGGCTCCCGGCGAGCCTGTGATGCCCCGCGTGGATCGCCCCCGCGAAGTGCCAGAGAGCCGCGCCCCGAAGGCTCCCGGCGAGCCTGTGATGCCCCGCGTGGATCGCCCCCGCGAGGTGGCAGAGAGCCGTGCCCCGAAGGCTCCCGGCGAGCCTGTGGTACCCCGCGTGGATCGCCCCCGCGAGGTGGTGGAAATCCGCCGCACAGTTCCGCCGCTGCAGGCAGAGATGAATATGCCCCTGAAGAGCGAAAAATCGGAGCCCGTACTGCCTGTTGAGAAGGCAGCCGCAAAGGGAGTGCCCCGCTCCGGCAGGGTGGAGATGTCGAACAGGGCCTCTGAGCTGGAAACAGGGCGCTCATTTATTCTCTCCACCTCACTTGAAATGCAGCCCAGGCTCTCCGCGAGGGATAACCTTATCACTCCCCCGTCCCGTCCGGCTGCTGATGAATTGAGAATCCGCCTTGACGGCTCCCACGTGGAATTTCAGGATCAGGGGAGGGACAGAGGCGACGCGGTCACCCGGGCGAAAGCTGCAAGGCGCAGCGATGCGAAAAGTGAGAAGAGCGCACTCCAGGAGGAAAAGGCAGGCGGAGTCACAGGAAGCCAGCAGAGAGAGAAAGCGCCATCAAGGCCCCCTCTGATGGAGAAGTCTTTTGTGGAGCGGAAGAAAAAGGCTGCCGAGAAGGATGAGAATATTCCCCAGTTCACAAGGAGGGGAAATACCATGATTGAGGCCGTGAGGGCCATCAAGGAGACAGATCGCCTCTTCTCCATGTTCGGCACGGCCTTTCACACGTCGCCTTTCATTCTTGATCCCTCGAGAAATACCGTGAAGATCAATGAGAAGACTGAATCCAGGAAAGGCATCGACAGCTCCATGCGTGTCATCGACGAGCTCTCAGGCAATGACAGCCGCTTCACGGAAGAGGAGAGCTTCCAGGATTTCCTGAGGCATGAAAAGGAAAAGACCTTCGAGAGGAGCGCTTCAAGAAAGCCAGGGACGGGGGCGAAGGCCCCTGAGGAGCAGTCGCCCCGCGGGAGCCGCGGAGACCTCGTGGATATCCAGAAAGAGATTCACCATGAGGAACTGGTCCAAGAGACAAGAGAGATGGAAAAGACTGCCGTCGAGACAAAGAAGCTCATCCCGGACAAGCAGGTTGAGCAGGCGGCAAAGCAGGCGGCCACATCAATAGAGTCAGTAATCAAAAAATCACAGCATGACCTCTGGACGGGCGACGAGATGGCAGCCAAGCTTATCTACCTTCTCATGAAGGCTTCAAGCACTTTCACTTTTGAGCATTCCTCCCGGGTGATTGACCTGTCGGTGGACCTGGCCCGCGAGCTCGGCATCACTGACAGGGATGAACTCCGCACCATAGAGGAAGGCGCCATGTTCCATGATGTGGGCGAGGTGGAGCTTGACCTCAGGAAAGCGCCGGATTCGGCGAAGAACAGGCTCTCGAAATACCTGGGCGCCGTTGACCTTCAGAACTGCAGCTTTCTCCATGACATCGGCAAGGTGAAGATCCCTGACAGCATACTCTACAAGCCCGGCAAGCTCACCGACGAGGAATACGAGATTCTCAAGCAGCACCCCGTCATAGGCGAGGCCATCCTGAAGCCCATTCCCTCCCTGCAGCACGTCCTTCCCGTGGTGAGGCACCATCACGAGCGCTACGACGGGAAAGGATATCCCGACAAAAAAACGGGAGAGGACACTCCACTGGCGGCAAGAATAGTGGGCATTACCGATGCCTACGATGCCATGGTATCAGACAGGCCCTACCGCAAAGGTATGCCTGTCGAGGATGCCCTTGCCGAGCTGAAGCGATGCGCTGGATCACATTTTGATCCCCGGCTCGTCGAAGCCTTCGTCAGGATCATAGAAAGGGAAAAAGCCGGCAAGTAA
- a CDS encoding DUF5989 family protein — translation MGDFFKEYMEFLKKNKKWILIPLVALIIVVILLIIFSRGGSQAPFTYNLF, via the coding sequence ATGGGAGATTTTTTCAAAGAGTACATGGAGTTTCTGAAAAAGAACAAGAAGTGGATCCTGATCCCCCTTGTCGCCCTCATCATTGTGGTGATTCTGCTCATCATCTTCTCACGGGGGGGGTCACAGGCGCCTTTTACCTACAACCTTTTCTAG